From Rhodococcus sp. B7740, one genomic window encodes:
- a CDS encoding molybdenum cofactor biosysynthesis protein has protein sequence MLFEYRAEIVQLLRSPTHAYFGRSKDGPAESATDLPTSVEIVAHKGIRGDRFFGVKAHTEAAVSFLAVEAWEAVGDVLGVDVPDPSVARRNVVVRGLELDPLRGLEFELDSGDGWIRFRGGRPAHPCAWMDRMVVDGARKALIGRGGLRVEPLSDGILRVGELLVRSPVELDPSRAALSIRRAQPI, from the coding sequence ATGCTTTTCGAGTATCGCGCCGAGATCGTGCAGTTGCTGCGCTCGCCCACGCACGCCTACTTCGGTAGATCCAAGGACGGCCCGGCCGAGTCGGCGACGGACCTGCCGACCAGCGTCGAGATCGTGGCGCACAAAGGCATTCGTGGAGATCGGTTCTTCGGCGTGAAGGCACACACCGAGGCGGCGGTGAGCTTTCTGGCCGTCGAGGCCTGGGAGGCCGTCGGCGACGTACTCGGGGTCGATGTGCCCGATCCGTCCGTGGCCAGGCGAAACGTCGTCGTACGCGGGCTGGAGCTCGACCCGTTGCGAGGGCTGGAATTCGAGCTCGATTCCGGTGACGGCTGGATTCGGTTCCGTGGTGGCCGGCCGGCCCATCCGTGCGCGTGGATGGACCGGATGGTGGTGGACGGTGCACGTAAGGCGCTGATCGGTCGCGGCGGACTGCGGGTAGAGCCGCTGTCCGACGGCATCCTGCGGGTCGGGGAACTGCTGGTCCGCTCGCCCGTCGAACTCGATCCCTCTCGGGCCGCGCTCTCGATCAGGCGCGCTCAGCCGATCTGA